From the Rhodoferax mekongensis genome, one window contains:
- a CDS encoding prephenate dehydrogenase, whose translation MFEQLGLIGCGLMGGSFALALKRAGLVKRVVGYSKSPSTTERARQMGVIDIEAPSALLAVSGADIVLIAVPVSATEATFKAIKHLVTPSMLIMDVGSTKRDVIDAGRRGLREHIGSFVPAHPIAGKELSGVEHADPDLYAGKQIILTPIERTFTVQLQKAVDVWTALGCRVLKMSPEQHDAAFAAVSHLPHLIAFALMNGITSQPQGQDYLSLAGPGFRDFTRIAAGDPKIWRDIMISNREELLAQSKVFQRTLQAMELMISSGNGDALEGLIEQASNTRANWTMATKLNK comes from the coding sequence ATGTTTGAACAACTCGGTCTGATTGGTTGCGGCTTGATGGGCGGCTCCTTCGCCCTGGCGCTCAAGCGCGCAGGGCTGGTAAAGCGCGTCGTCGGCTACAGCAAATCGCCCTCCACCACCGAGCGTGCCCGGCAGATGGGCGTGATCGACATCGAAGCCCCCTCTGCGCTGTTGGCGGTGTCTGGCGCCGATATCGTGCTGATCGCGGTGCCCGTGTCTGCCACTGAAGCTACTTTCAAAGCCATCAAGCATTTGGTCACCCCCAGCATGCTGATCATGGATGTGGGCTCCACCAAGCGCGACGTGATCGACGCAGGCCGCCGCGGCCTGCGTGAGCATATTGGCTCCTTCGTGCCGGCACACCCTATTGCCGGCAAAGAACTCTCAGGTGTGGAACATGCCGACCCTGACCTGTACGCCGGCAAGCAGATCATCCTGACCCCGATTGAACGCACGTTTACCGTGCAGCTGCAAAAGGCCGTCGATGTCTGGACCGCACTCGGCTGCCGGGTGCTGAAAATGTCGCCCGAGCAGCACGATGCCGCTTTTGCGGCGGTAAGCCACTTGCCCCATTTGATTGCCTTTGCGCTCATGAACGGCATCACCAGCCAGCCGCAGGGCCAAGACTACCTGTCGCTGGCCGGACCGGGTTTCCGGGACTTCACACGCATCGCTGCAGGCGATCCCAAAATCTGGCGCGACATCATGATCTCCAACCGCGAAGAACTGTTGGCGCAAAGCAAAGTTTTCCAACGCACCCTGCAAGCCATGGAGCTGATGATTTCCAGTGGCAACGGCGACGCGCTGGAGGGCCTGATCGAACAGGCTAGCAACACACGCGCCAACTGGACCATGGCGACCAAGCTCAACAAATAA
- a CDS encoding bifunctional 3-phosphoshikimate 1-carboxyvinyltransferase/cytidylate kinase yields MFSTAFLDLPPLAHAAGAVTLPGSKSISNRVLLLAAMSEGTTTIHDLLDSDDTRVMLIALRTLGCAVEQSGAIVKITGLGGKLPNDSAKLFLGNAGTAMRPLTAALAVVGGDFELSGVPRMHERPIGDLVDALRQLGCAIDYLGNEGYPPLKLGAPALQLDAPIKVRGDVSSQFLTALLMALPLVATKDIVIEVVGELISRPYIEITLNLLARFGVQVRRDDWERFTIPAGAKLRSPGDIHVEADASSASYFIALGALSTGANGHNGIKIQGVGADSIQGDIRFMEAAQAMGAKIESGPNWLHIQRGAWPLKAIDLDCNHIPDAAMTLAVMALYADGTTNLRNIASWRVKETDRIAAMATELRKLGATVVEGQDYIQVTPPAGMAGWKAASIHTYDDHRVAMCFSLAAFNPAQVPVRIEDPKCVAKTFPDYFEALFSVATADTRNIPVICVDGPTASGKGTLAAVLAEKLGYHFLDSGSLYRITGLAASRADIALEAANEAAIVALLQSLPIHFEGSHIWLADEDVSDAIRTEEAGMNASKVSAFPAVRAALIDLQRNFRKLPGLVADGRDMGTVIFPEAPLKVYLTASAACRAERRHKQLISKGIPATLDDLRADLEARDARDSSRTVAPLKPAQDALLLDNSDLTVEASVQTVLDWWQSKQPF; encoded by the coding sequence ATGTTTTCCACCGCATTCCTCGACCTGCCACCCTTGGCCCACGCTGCTGGCGCGGTCACGCTTCCCGGCTCCAAAAGCATTTCCAACCGCGTGCTGCTGCTCGCCGCCATGAGCGAGGGCACTACGACCATCCACGACCTGCTGGACTCCGACGACACCCGCGTGATGCTGATCGCACTGCGTACCTTGGGCTGTGCTGTGGAGCAGTCGGGCGCCATCGTCAAGATCACCGGTTTGGGCGGGAAGTTGCCCAACGACTCCGCCAAACTGTTTTTGGGCAATGCAGGTACTGCCATGCGCCCATTGACCGCCGCACTCGCGGTGGTCGGCGGCGACTTTGAACTCAGCGGCGTACCGCGTATGCACGAGCGGCCCATTGGCGACCTGGTGGACGCTTTGCGCCAGCTGGGGTGCGCCATTGACTATTTGGGCAACGAGGGTTACCCGCCATTGAAGCTGGGCGCGCCAGCCTTGCAGCTCGACGCACCCATCAAGGTCCGTGGCGATGTCTCCAGCCAATTCCTGACAGCCCTGCTGATGGCGCTGCCGCTGGTGGCCACCAAAGACATCGTGATTGAGGTGGTGGGCGAACTGATTTCCCGCCCCTATATTGAAATCACCCTGAATCTCTTGGCACGCTTTGGCGTGCAGGTCCGGCGTGATGACTGGGAGCGGTTCACCATTCCAGCGGGTGCCAAGTTGCGTTCACCAGGTGACATTCATGTGGAAGCCGATGCTTCCAGTGCTAGCTATTTCATAGCGCTTGGCGCACTATCTACGGGCGCCAATGGCCACAATGGCATCAAAATTCAAGGTGTAGGCGCCGACTCCATCCAGGGCGACATCCGCTTCATGGAAGCCGCACAGGCCATGGGTGCAAAGATCGAAAGCGGCCCGAACTGGCTGCACATTCAGCGGGGGGCGTGGCCACTCAAAGCGATCGACCTGGATTGCAACCACATCCCCGACGCAGCCATGACGTTGGCGGTCATGGCACTGTATGCCGATGGCACCACCAATCTGCGCAACATTGCCAGCTGGCGCGTGAAGGAAACTGACCGGATTGCCGCAATGGCCACCGAGCTGCGCAAGTTGGGCGCCACCGTCGTCGAAGGTCAGGACTACATCCAAGTCACGCCTCCGGCCGGTATGGCCGGCTGGAAAGCTGCGAGCATCCATACCTATGACGACCACCGCGTAGCCATGTGCTTCTCATTGGCTGCTTTCAACCCCGCCCAAGTGCCGGTGCGGATTGAAGACCCCAAGTGCGTAGCCAAAACATTCCCGGATTACTTTGAAGCTCTCTTTTCTGTGGCCACGGCAGATACACGGAACATTCCGGTGATCTGCGTCGATGGCCCCACGGCCTCCGGCAAAGGTACCTTGGCTGCGGTTCTGGCAGAAAAATTGGGTTACCACTTTCTGGACTCCGGCTCGCTCTACCGCATTACCGGCCTGGCGGCCAGCCGTGCGGACATAGCATTGGAAGCGGCCAATGAAGCGGCTATCGTGGCTCTGCTGCAAAGCCTGCCCATTCACTTTGAAGGCAGCCACATCTGGCTGGCCGACGAAGATGTGAGCGACGCGATTCGCACCGAAGAAGCGGGCATGAACGCCTCCAAAGTGTCTGCGTTCCCGGCCGTTCGTGCCGCTTTGATTGATTTGCAGCGCAATTTCCGCAAACTTCCGGGCCTGGTTGCCGATGGCCGCGACATGGGCACGGTCATCTTCCCGGAAGCCCCTTTGAAGGTCTATTTGACGGCCAGCGCGGCCTGCCGTGCGGAGCGTCGCCATAAGCAGTTGATTTCAAAGGGAATTCCCGCTACACTCGACGATCTTCGTGCCGACTTGGAGGCGCGCGACGCCCGGGACTCCTCCCGGACTGTTGCCCCCCTGAAGCCTGCGCAAGATGCCTTGTTGCTTGATAACTCGGATTTGACAGTCGAAGCGTCTGTTCAAACCGTGCTGGACTGGTGGCAGAGCAAACAGCCTTTCTAG